In the genome of Macrobrachium nipponense isolate FS-2020 chromosome 42, ASM1510439v2, whole genome shotgun sequence, one region contains:
- the LOC135213276 gene encoding uncharacterized protein LOC135213276, giving the protein MENGGPNVGQLHGGGISKQTGGQCLTGSLLPGSTNPGVSRGNGHHPQSKIYSGQEKCLGGPSEQEGTDNQHRMVPPSRSSRWPDKEVGLSLDRPLCHRMEQEAASVLLPTPRPAGSGRGCPPAGLEEPGRLCLPAFPPPPEDLSEDSLLTEPTSNLSCSLMAGSPMVPRSARSPVGGPGKPTRQSGSSLPTQQRTPTPKSVSPPLTRVQTVIKILLGRGFSRQLAEDMANPVKPSSGRLYQGKWRLFQDWCQDKGIAPDEATIPQLACFFHHLRKDKQLSISAVEGYRAALNKVFSLKGMDLAASPEILLLFKHFRKTCPPRELRTPHWDVALVLKSLRGPPYEPLHSASLKNLTLKTLFLLALASSKRVSELHALSYEVSHTRRWREMGFSFVPGFVAKTQDPSKPDEMFSSFTIPSLGDFTGFDKEELILCPVRAMKAYLKRTRQFRPAIKWLFVATGKHPKEVAKNTISFWIRQVIRRAYENKEVPMPKVRAHEVRGIGSSMLFRKNLSVSQVLRAGTWKTKTTFTSSYLQEVTFKSLEVFSLGPIVAAQEIL; this is encoded by the coding sequence ATGGAAAACGGTGGGCCTAATGTTGGACAACTACACGGTGGTGGCATAtctaaacaaacaggggggcagtgtctcactggatctctgttgcctggcagtacaaatccaggagttagcagaggaaaTGGACATCACCCTCAAAGCAAGATATATTCCGggcaagaaaaatgtttgggcggaccatctgagcaggaggggacagataatcaacacagaatggtccctccatcaagaagtagcagaTGGCCTGATAAAGAGGTGGGGCTCTCCTTAGATAGACCTCTCTGCCACCGCATGGAACAGGAAGCTGCCAGTGTTCTTCTCCCCACTCCCAGACCTGCAGGCAGCGGGAGAGGATGCCCTCCTGCAGGATTGGAAGAACCTGGACGCTTATGCCTTCCCGcctttccccctcctccagaAGATCTTTCAGAAGATTCGCTACTCACAGAACCTACGAGTAACCTTAGTTGCTCCTTGATGGCCGGAAGCCCCATGGTTCCCAGAAGTGCTAGATCTCCAGTTGGAGGACCCGGTAAGCCTACCAGACAGAGTGGATCTTCTCTCCCAACCCAACAACGGACGCCTACACCCAAATCCGTCAGCCCTCCGCTTACACGGGTTCAGACTGTCATCAAAATCCTCCTTGGTAGAGGTTTTTCCAGACAGTTAGCTGAGGACATGGCCAATCCTGTGAAACCATCCTCAGGCagattgtaccagggaaagtggcgacTGTTTCAGGATTGGTGTCAAGATAAAGGCATTGCCCCAGACGAGGCCACCATCCCTCAACTAGCGTGTTTTTTCCACCACCTCAGAAAGGATAAACAACTATCCATATCGGCAGTGGAGGGTTATAGAGCGGCTTTGAATAAAGTATTCTCGTTGAAAGGCATGGACCTCGCTGCATCTCCAGAAATTTTGTTGCTCTTCAAGCACTTTAGGAAGACCTGTCCCCCGAGAGAGCTACGGACTCCCCACTGGGATGTGGCCTTAGTCCTGAAATCCTTGAGAGGTCCTCCCTATGAGCCCTTACATTCAGCTTCCTTGAAGAACCTCACCTTGAAGACCCTTTTCCTCTTAgccctggcatcttcgaagagggtcagcgaactTCATGCACTGTCCTACGAAGTGTCACACACCAGGCGTTGGAGGGAGATGGGGTTCTCGTTTGTCCCTGGCTTTGTAGCCAAGACTCAAGACCCATCCAAGCCAGATgagatgttttcctcttttaccatTCCTTCCTTGGGAGATTTTACCGGCTTTGATAAAGAGGAACTGATTCTATGCCCGGTCAGAGCCATGAAAGCCTACCTCAAGAGGACTAGACAGTTCAGACCAGCTATCAAGTGGCTGTTCGTGGCCACGGGCAAGCATCCGAAAGAGGTGGCTAAgaataccatctccttctggATCAGACAAGTTATAAGAAGGGCCTACGAAAACAAGGAAGTACCAATGCCGAAGGTGAGGGCTCACGAAGTTAGGGGCATAGGCTCCTCTATGCTCTTCAGGAAGAACCTCTCAGTGAGTCAGGTATTGagagcaggcacctggaagacaaaaaccaccttcacctcctcctacctACAAGAAGTTACATTCAAATCTCTGGAGGTGTTCTCTCTGGGCCCCATTGTCGCAGCCCAAGAGATCCTCTAG